In Clostridium ljungdahlii DSM 13528, the genomic window TTACTTTATTATCTGCTATTATGCCTTCTCCATAGGTTCCTTTAAATTTTTCCCTATTTATAGGAATATTATACTTACTACTTATTAAATCTACAGCATCAAACCCTATATTGTGTCTTGTATGCTGATACTTAGTTCCTATATTTCCTAATCCAACTATTAAAAACATTATTTCACTCCAATCTCAATACTATATTAAATCCATTACATAATATATATTATACTAAAAGACATAAATAATAAAGAGACCAAAAGTCTCTTTATTTATTTCCCTTCAATTCAGAGAGAACTACTTCCACTTTTATAGTCTTACCATCTCTCCAAATTTCGGCATCAACCTTTTCTCCAATTTTATGACTTTCTATTATTTCTTCTATATCTGATACATCTCTTACCTTTTTATCATCTACCTGCATTATTATATCCGTAGGCTTTATACCAGCAACGGCAGCCCCACTATCTTTTTCTACCTGTTCAACATAAACTCCCTGAATTTTATCATCCTCTGACACTACACTTTCTCCAGATATACCCAGATAAGGTCTCGATACTTTTCCACTGTTCATAAGTGATTTTATTATATTCTTTGCTTCATTTATGTCTATAGCAAAGCCCATTCCCTCTGCATTTAAATTAGCACCTATTTTTAAACTATTTATGCCTATAACATTGCCTTGTAAATCACAAAGAGGTCCACCGCTGTTTCCTGGATTTATAGCTGCATCTGTCTGAATAACTTTATATATTGATCCATTATACTCTATCTTCCTGTTTAATGCACTTATTATTCCTGCCGTAACAGATCCCGCAAACTGCTCGCCTAATGAATTTCCTATGGCAATTGCAGTATCGCCAACCTTTACTTTTGAAGAATCTCCAAATCTAACTACGGGAAGGTTTTTTGCATCCACTTTTATTACGGCTAAATCAGATCTTTGATCTGCTCCTAATACAGAAGCATTTAATATCTTATTACTTGAAAGCTTAACAGTAATCTTATCCGCTCCTTGCACTACATGATAATTAGTAACTATATATCCATTAGAATCAATTATTACTCCAGATCCACTTCCTGCATCCTGCAATCCAAAATATCCTTCTGATTTATTACTTATTCCTACTACTGCAGGACCAACAGTTTCAGCTACTTCTGTTATAGAATTTTCCTTCGTATTTTCAGATTTATCTTTTACTTCACTATTATCTTGCTTTGGTTCAACTAACATTCGATTATCAGGTGTATACATTTTAGAGGCCTGTTTTTTATTAATTACATATGCTCCAGATATACCTCCAGAAACTGCAGCTACTAGTACAACACAAAATAAACTAGCTATTTTCTTTATATTTGACCTTTTCTTACTATTTACAAACTTTATTTTTGCCTCATCATCTTTTACATTTTCCCAATTAGCATCTTTTATGTTATCATCATTCATTAATTACACCTCATAATCTCTAAACTTAGAGTAATTATAATAAAAAAATTTTACACAAATATGAACAGAATGTAATTATTCCTTAAACCCTCTTTAAAGTGAAAGTAAACATAATTCCCTTAGGTTCCTTATTTTCAGCCCATATATCTTCACCTAATTGGGTAAGTATACTTCTTACAATAGAAAGTCCAAGCCCTGTACTCACTTTTGAAGTTCTGGATTTGTCCACCTTATAAAACCTATCCCATATATGTTTTAAATCTGACTCCGGTATACCTGATCCATCATTATAAACAGATACAACTGCCTTTTCACCTTTAACCTTAGTTGAAACTTTTATATTTCCACCAATATCTGAATATTTTATAGCATTATCAACTAAATTTGTAACAACCTGAGTTATCCTGTCTTTATCTGCAGCTACATACAACTTATTATCTTCCAGCAATACATCTACTTTTAGTTTCTTATTGTTTATTTTAGTTTCAAATTTTATAACACATAGTCTTATAATCTCATTTATATCTACTTCTTCTATTCTAAGTTTAAATTCACCAGCTTCAATTGCAGATAAATCCAAAAGATCATTTACAAGCCTTGTAAGTCTTTGTATCTCTGAATAAGTAACTGACAGATAATAGTTCTGTTTTTCTGCTGGAATAACTCCATCAATCATTCCCCCAATAAATCCTTTTATAGAAGTTATTGGAGATCTTATTTCATGAGATACATTGGATATAAACTCTCTTCTATGCTTTTCTACTTTTTCTAATGAATCTGCCATAATGTTAAAGGATTTCGCAAGTTCTCCAATTTCATCTTTGGATTCTATATGAACTCTCTTTTCAACTTCTCCTTTAGATATCTTATCTGCTACATGATTTATTTTTTTAAGGGGATTTATTATTATTTTTTGTGATAAATAGTAAATTACAATGCAGCATATTATAATGGCCAAAACAGCTGATATCCATATAATTTCATACACTCTCTTTAGAGGGCTCTTTAATTCACTTATAGAAGTATGCATCATTATAGCACCTCTGAAAACTCCATTCGAAAAAATAGGTATTTCAAATGTATGAACTGGAGTTGTAAATATACCTGGGTAATTTTGTATCTTATTAACTGTTTTATTCTCTCTAAGGTCTTGTAAATCTTTGGTAACTATTTGTCTAGAAGTAGCTATCAGTTTTTTATGCTCGCTTTTTGATACGGAATAAATATATCCGTAATTATCAACTAGCCATATATCTGCTGATAAATACTTTCCTATGTAACTTAAAGTTTCATTTATATTATCTGAAGTCAAATTTCCATTTAAATACTGTATAGCTTTATATTCTATAAGCTGAGATTCTCTAAGCATCTCTACTTTCCTCTGTTGAAAATAATAACTTTCAAACCAATAGGATAAAAAACCTGACGTCATTACAAAACTAACTATAATGATTCCAGTAAACGCAACCATAAGTTTTGAAAATAACCCCTTTTTCATTTACTTCACCTCAAATTTATATCCCACACCCCACACAGTTTCTATTTGCCAATTTGGTCCTCCTTGAAGCTTTTCCCTTAATCTCTTAACATGTACATCTACAGTTCTAGAATCTCCTGGATAATCGTAACCCCAAACTTCACATAAAAGTTGTTCTCTAGTAAATACTCTGTTTTTATTACTTGCAAGATAATGTAGTAGTTCAAACTCTTTCGGTGGCATTTTTATTTCATCATCTTTATAAACTACTGTATATGAATTTATATCAATAGTTAGTTGATTAAACTTTAGCACTTCTTTGTTTTCGTTATCCACACTATACCTTCTAAGTACCGCCTTAATTCTAGCTAGCATTTCCTTGGCCTCAAAAGGTTTAACTATATAGTCATCTGCTCCCAATTCAAGACCTAAAACCTTATCAAAAGTTTCTCCTTTTGCAGTAAGCATAATTACAGGTGTCTCATATTCTTTTCTTATCCATTTAAGTACATCTATTCCATCTATATTTGGAAGCATTATATCTAAAAGCACTAAATCCGGTTTATATTCTAAAAACATAGTTTCCGCTGTCTTACCATCATTAACAACCTTTGTCTCATATCCTGCACTTTCTACGTACATTTTTATTACTTCACATATATTTTCATCATCATCTACTATTAAAATTTTACCTATAGACCCTTCCATAATTTCACCCTCCTAAATAAATATTGATATATGAATACCTCATCAATCATGTTATTTATAATAAAGAAAATTTCCCTATATTAAATTTATCACATATTCTTGTATAAATAATAATATATTATCAAAAGTTACAAATAAGTCATAAATACTACGTACGCTTTAATATTTTTAATTAAAAGGCATGTAGAATATATTTTCTACATGCCTTTTAATTCTAATCTTCAAATAATTTACTTACAGAAACATCTTCATATATTCTTTTTATAGCTTCTGCAAATACTGGAGCTATAGATAGTATCTTAAATTTATCCAACATTTTGCTGTCAGGTAAGTTTATAGTATTCAACATTATTAGTTCTTTTATAACAGAATCCTTTATTCTCTCTATTGCTGGTCCTGATAATACTGCATGTGTGCAGCAAGCATAAACTTCTTTTGCTCCGCGTTTCATAAGAGCATTAGCACCATTTGTTATTGTTCCAGCTGTATCTATCATATCATCCACTAATATAACTGTTTTTCCTTCTATATCCCCAATTATATTCATTACTTCTGATACATTAGCTTTTGGTCTTCTCTTGTCAATAATAGCTATACTTGCATTTAACTTGTCGGCAAATTTTCTTGCCCTTGTTACACTTCCAAGGTCTGGTGAAACTACAACTATGTCATCTCTCTTGTCAAATTCCTTTTGTATAAAATACTTTGCAAGAATAGGTGCTCCCAAAAGATGATCTAAAGGTATATTGAAATATCCTTGAATTTGTGCTGCATGCAAATCCATTGTAAGTACTCTGTCTGCCCCAGCAGCAGTTAATATATCTGCTACAAGTTTTGCTGTAATTGGATCTCTTGCCTTAGCTTTTCTGTCCTGTCTAGCATATCCGTAATAAGGCATTACTGCTGTTATTCTCCCTGCTGACGCTCTTTTAAATGCATCAATCATAATTAAAAGCTCCATCAAATTATCATTTACAGGGTCATTTGTTGATTGAACTATAAATACGTCCATTCCTCTAACTGTCTCATTAATATCTACAGATATTTCTCCGTCACTAAATGTAGAAACTTTAGAATTTCCAACTTTAGTTCCTAAAATATCCGCTATTTGCTTAGCTAATTCAGGATGAGAATTGCCTGCAAAAATTTTAATGTTTTTACCATGGGTTATCATTATGTAAAGCCCTCCTAAAATTTTATTTCTTTAATCCTTTTTTATATACCCAATTTTCCTTATTTATTTGTCGTGCCCTAGCTACTGCTAACGCTCCTTCTGGAACTTCATCTGTTATTGTAGAACCTGCTGCTATATAAGTATCGTCATTAACTTTAACTGGAGAGATCAAATTTGTATTACATCCTATAAATGAATTGTTTCCAATTAACGTCTTATTCTTTTTCTTTCCATCATAATTTACTACTACAGTCCCACAGCCAAAATTGCATCCACTTCCAACTTCCGCATCTCCTATATATGTCAAATGAGACACTTTTGTCTTATCACCTATAGTTGACTTCTTTACTTCCACAAAATCGCCTATTCTTACAGACTTACCTATTGTACTTTCAGGCCTTATGTATGCAAAAGGTCCTACAGTAGTATTTTCTCCTATAGTACTATCTAGTATTACTGAACTTTGAATTGTTACATTATCTTGTATTGTACTATTTTGTATTCTAGAATTAGGATACAATGTACAATTTTCGCCCACTACAGTATTACCCTGAAGTACATTTCCAGGATATAATATAGTATCTTTACCTATTTTAACGTCTAACTCTATGTAAGTATTATCAGCATCAATAAGAGTAACACCGTTTTCCATATGTTTTCTATTTATTCTTTTTCTCATAATTCTTTCAGCTTCTGAAAGCTGAACCCTTGAGTTAAGTCCCATAGTCTCCTCAAATGGAATTGGTAATGCTCCAACTTTTTTTTCTTGACCTTTCAATATTTCTA contains:
- the glmU gene encoding bifunctional UDP-N-acetylglucosamine diphosphorylase/glucosamine-1-phosphate N-acetyltransferase GlmU — translated: MYNCAIILAAGEGKRMKSSNPKVLHKVCGREMVNIVIDTVKKAQIKNIDVVIGKGSDEVKKHTESRNVSYSFQEKQLGTGNAVLCSASFLKDKKGTVAIFTGDAPLIKEDTIKKMLSFHNEGEYKATILTSLVKDPSGYGRIIREKNGEVSKIVEHKDCSEEELRVNEINSGMYCFDIESLMESLDKIHNDNAQGEYYLTDVIEILKGQEKKVGALPIPFEETMGLNSRVQLSEAERIMRKRINRKHMENGVTLIDADNTYIELDVKIGKDTILYPGNVLQGNTVVGENCTLYPNSRIQNSTIQDNVTIQSSVILDSTIGENTTVGPFAYIRPESTIGKSVRIGDFVEVKKSTIGDKTKVSHLTYIGDAEVGSGCNFGCGTVVVNYDGKKKNKTLIGNNSFIGCNTNLISPVKVNDDTYIAAGSTITDEVPEGALAVARARQINKENWVYKKGLKK
- a CDS encoding ribose-phosphate diphosphokinase, producing the protein MITHGKNIKIFAGNSHPELAKQIADILGTKVGNSKVSTFSDGEISVDINETVRGMDVFIVQSTNDPVNDNLMELLIMIDAFKRASAGRITAVMPYYGYARQDRKAKARDPITAKLVADILTAAGADRVLTMDLHAAQIQGYFNIPLDHLLGAPILAKYFIQKEFDKRDDIVVVSPDLGSVTRARKFADKLNASIAIIDKRRPKANVSEVMNIIGDIEGKTVILVDDMIDTAGTITNGANALMKRGAKEVYACCTHAVLSGPAIERIKDSVIKELIMLNTINLPDSKMLDKFKILSIAPVFAEAIKRIYEDVSVSKLFED
- a CDS encoding sensor histidine kinase, coding for MKKGLFSKLMVAFTGIIIVSFVMTSGFLSYWFESYYFQQRKVEMLRESQLIEYKAIQYLNGNLTSDNINETLSYIGKYLSADIWLVDNYGYIYSVSKSEHKKLIATSRQIVTKDLQDLRENKTVNKIQNYPGIFTTPVHTFEIPIFSNGVFRGAIMMHTSISELKSPLKRVYEIIWISAVLAIIICCIVIYYLSQKIIINPLKKINHVADKISKGEVEKRVHIESKDEIGELAKSFNIMADSLEKVEKHRREFISNVSHEIRSPITSIKGFIGGMIDGVIPAEKQNYYLSVTYSEIQRLTRLVNDLLDLSAIEAGEFKLRIEEVDINEIIRLCVIKFETKINNKKLKVDVLLEDNKLYVAADKDRITQVVTNLVDNAIKYSDIGGNIKVSTKVKGEKAVVSVYNDGSGIPESDLKHIWDRFYKVDKSRTSKVSTGLGLSIVRSILTQLGEDIWAENKEPKGIMFTFTLKRV
- a CDS encoding response regulator transcription factor yields the protein MEGSIGKILIVDDDENICEVIKMYVESAGYETKVVNDGKTAETMFLEYKPDLVLLDIMLPNIDGIDVLKWIRKEYETPVIMLTAKGETFDKVLGLELGADDYIVKPFEAKEMLARIKAVLRRYSVDNENKEVLKFNQLTIDINSYTVVYKDDEIKMPPKEFELLHYLASNKNRVFTREQLLCEVWGYDYPGDSRTVDVHVKRLREKLQGGPNWQIETVWGVGYKFEVK
- a CDS encoding S1C family serine protease, which produces MNDDNIKDANWENVKDDEAKIKFVNSKKRSNIKKIASLFCVVLVAAVSGGISGAYVINKKQASKMYTPDNRMLVEPKQDNSEVKDKSENTKENSITEVAETVGPAVVGISNKSEGYFGLQDAGSGSGVIIDSNGYIVTNYHVVQGADKITVKLSSNKILNASVLGADQRSDLAVIKVDAKNLPVVRFGDSSKVKVGDTAIAIGNSLGEQFAGSVTAGIISALNRKIEYNGSIYKVIQTDAAINPGNSGGPLCDLQGNVIGINSLKIGANLNAEGMGFAIDINEAKNIIKSLMNSGKVSRPYLGISGESVVSEDDKIQGVYVEQVEKDSGAAVAGIKPTDIIMQVDDKKVRDVSDIEEIIESHKIGEKVDAEIWRDGKTIKVEVVLSELKGNK